In Silene latifolia isolate original U9 population chromosome X, ASM4854445v1, whole genome shotgun sequence, the following proteins share a genomic window:
- the LOC141623189 gene encoding uncharacterized protein LOC141623189 has protein sequence MFKPEPDSKPVKQRALPTLLKHKSWSPDTLREEVWRRRKLRRHSRSLTDEDFDELKACIELGFGFDSPDLESDHRLSDTLPALGFYVAVNKSYNNTVSRMSSSSSLDTTSSSASSSQTDLLSLGSPVGSPLTIFTPGDDPKAVKTRLRQWAQAVACAVKQS, from the exons ATGTTCAAACCCGAACCCGACTCGAAGCCCGTAAAGCAGCGAGCGCTGCCAACGCTCCTCAAACACAAGTCGTGGTCTCCCGACACGCTGCGTGAGGAGGTTTGGCGGCGCCGTAAACTACGCCGTCATAGTAGGAGTCTTACTGATGAAGATTTTGATGAGTTGAAGGCTTGTATTGAACTCGGGTTCGGGTTTGATTCGCCTGATTTGGAGTCGGATCATAGATTGTCTGATACTTTGCCTGCTTTGGGGTTTTACGTTGCTGTCAATAAGTCTTATAACAATACCGTTTCGCGGATGTCCTCCTCTTCTTCGTTGGATACGACGTCGTCATCGGCTTCGTCTTCTCAGACTGATTTGTTGTCGCTTGGTTCACCCGTTGGCAGCCCCCTTACCATCTTCACTCCTG GGGATGATCCAAAGGCAGTAAAAACGAGATTGAGACAGTGGGCACAAGCTGTTGCTTGTGCAGTGAAGCAATCATAA